GCCGCTACGGCCCCTACGTCCAGCACGAGCGGACCTATGCCAATCTCGAAAAGGACGACGATGTCCTGGCGATCGGCTCAAACCGCGCCATCGATCTCATCGTCGCCAAGGAGAGCGGCGCCAAGGGACGGTTCGGCCGTGCCGCCGCCGCGCCCCGCCGCGAGCTCGGCGAGCACCCGACCCTCGGCGGCCCGGTCACCGTCATGGCCGGCCGCTACGGCCCCTATGTCAAGCATGGCTCGGTCAACGCCACCCTGCCCAAGGGCAAGGCTCCGGACAGCCTGACCATGGACGAGGCGGTGCAGTTGATCGCGGCACGTGCCGAAGCCGCCGGCTCCCGTCCCAAGGGCGGGCGCCGGGCCAAGGCGAATGGCGAGGCTAAGCCGGCGGCCAGGGCCAAATCCGCCGCCAAGCCGAAGGCCGCCGCGAAAAAGGCCGTCAAGCCGGCCGAAAAGGCCAAGACGTGAAGCGGGCGAGGCGCGTTTCGTCCCGCTCCGTGATCGGTTAGCCTGGAAGCCGCGCCGCTCCCCGGCGCGTGCAGGATCCGTGATCATTGCCCCGTAAGCCGAAGACCGATGCCGCGCCGCGCCTGCCCAGCCGCGAAGACGTGCTCGCTTTCATCGCCAGCCAGCCCGGCAAGGTCGGCAAGCGCGAGATCGCGCGGCATTTCGGCCTCGGCGGCGCCGACAAGGTCGCGCTCAAGCACCTCCTGAAGGAGATCGTCGAGGACGGCCTGCTGGCGCGCGGCCGCGGCAAGCTGCACAAGCCCGGCGCGTTGCCGCGCGTGCTGGTCGTCGATGTCGTCAGGCGCGACGACGACGGCGACCTGATCGCGACGCCCGCCGAATGGGACGAGGACGAGCTCGGCGCGGTGCCCGACATCGTGCTCGCGGTGCCGCATCGGCCGCGCCCGGGCGATCCCGTGCCGGGGCTCGGCGACCGGGCCCTGGTGCGCATGGCCGACGGCGGCGCCCCCGACGACCCGCGGCCCACCGCCCGCGTCATGAAGATCCTCGACCGCGGCCGTGCCCGGCTGATCGGCGTGTTCCGCGCGATAGCCGGCCATGGCGGCCGGCTCCTGCCCGTCGACAAGAAGAATCTTGGCCGGGAGCTCGCCATTCCCGCCGAGGCCGTGGGCGATGCCCGCGACGGCGATCTCGTGGCGGTCGACATCGTCAGAAACACCCGGTTCGGCCCGCCGGTCGCCCGGGTGCGCGAGCGGCTCGGCCATCTCGGCAGCGAACGGGCGATCTCGCAGATCGCGCTTGAGGTCCACGGCATTCCCTCGGTCTTCCGCGCCGACACGCTGGCGGAAGCCGAACGCGCGCGGCCGGCGACGGCGGCCGGCCGAGAGGACTGGCGCAAGCTGCCGCTCGTCACCATCGACCCGCCCGACGCCAAGGATCACGACGACGCGGTCCATGCCGAGCCGGATCCGTCCCCGGACAATTCAGGCGGCTTCATCGTCACCATCGCCATCGCCGATGTCGCAGCCTATGTCCGTCCGGGATCTGCGCTCGACCGCGAGGCGGCGATCCGCGGCAATTCCGTCTATTTCCCCGACCGGGTCGTGCCGATGCTGCCGGAGCGCATCTCCAACGACCTGTGCTCGCTGCGCGAGGGCGAAAGCCGGCCGGCCATCGCCTGCCGGGTGGTGATCCGCGCCGATGGGCGGCGCAAGGCCCACAGCTTCCACCGCATCCTGATGCGTTCGGCGGCCAAGCTCGCCTATGCCGAAGCCCAGGCCGCGGTCGACGGCCATCTCAAGGGCGAGGCGGCCGAGCGGATCGGCCCGCTGGCCGGGCCCGTGCTGACCCCGCTCTGGGAAGCCTACCGGGCGCTGAAGCAGGCCCGCGACGACCGCGAGCCGCTCGATCTCGACCTGCCCGAACGCAAGATCCTGCTGAAGCCCGACGGCACCGTCGACCGCGTGGTGGTGCCCGAGCGGCTCGATGCGCACCGGCTGATCGAGGAAATGATGATCCTCGCCAATGTCTGCGCCGCCGAGACGCTGGAAAAGCACCGCATTGCCTGCATGTACCGGATCCATGACGCTCCGGCCTACGAGAAGCTGCTGGCGCTGAAGGAGTTCCTGCGCACCCTCGACATCACCCTGCCGCAGGCGGCCGTGCTGCGGCCGGCCAATTTCAACCAGATCCTCGCTCGCGCCCGCGGCACGGAATCGGCCGAGCTGGTCAACCAGGTGGTGCTGCGCTCGCAGTCCCAGGCGGAATATTCGCCCGAGAATATCGGCCATTTCGGCCTCAACCTGCGCCGCTACGCCCATTTCACCTCGCCGATCCGCCGCTATGCCGATCTCATCGTCCATCGCGGCCTGATCCGCGCGCTCAATCTCGGCGACGACGGCCTGACAGACGGCCAGGCCGGCGCGCTTGCCGAGATCGGCGCGGAGATCTCCGCCGCCGAACGGCGTGCCATGGCGGCCGAGCGCGAGACCATCGACCGGCTGATCGCCGCCCATCTGTCGGAGCGCGTCGGCGATATCTTCGGCGCGCGCATTTCCGGCCTCACCCGTTCCGGCCTGTTCGTCCGGCTCGACGATACCGGGGCCGACGGCTTCGTGCCGGCAGCCAGCATCGGCGGCGACTATTTCCGCTACGAGGAGGGCCAGCAGGCGCTCGTCGGCAGCAGGAGCGGCGAAACCTACCGGCTCGGCGATACCGTCTCCGTCCGCCTCGTCGAGGCCGCGCCGGTCGCCGGAGCCCTGCGTTTCGAACTGATGAGCGATGGCCGGCCCGGGCTTGCACCGAAGCGGATCGGACGGCACAACCGCCGGGACGAGGGCTTTGGCGACGGCCGGCGGGCCCGGCCGGGCGACAAGCCCTCGCGGCCGCCTTGGAAACGAAAAGGGCGCAAATGACTGTCCGGATCCTGCACGGCGCCGAACCGGCCAATGCGCGGCCGGAGCGCAATCTGTGGACGGCGCTGTGGCGCGGCGCCCGCTGCCGCTGCCCCAATTGCGGCGAGGGCCGGCTGTTCTCGTCCTATCTGAAGGTGGCGCCGACCTGTGCGCGCTGCGGCGAGGAGCTGCACCACCACAGGGCCGACGACGCCCCGCCCTATCTGACCATCATGGTGGTCGGCCACATCATCGTGCCGCTGCTGATGTGGGTCGAGCTGCGCTACGAGCCGGTCCTCTGGATTCATTTCGCGCTCTGGCTGCCGCTGACCCTGATCCTGTGCCTCGGCCTGCTGCCGCCGATCAAGGGCCTGGTGGTGGGCCTGCAATGGGCCCTGCGCATGCACGGTTTCGATCCCGACAGTCCCGAAGCGAAAGAACAAGCGAGCACCAGATCATGAATGAGCGGGGCCAAGCTCTGACCGAGCGCCTGACCAAGACCGAGCGTGAGCAGCGCTGGGCGAACCTGCGTCCGGTCGACGCCGCCACCCTGATCCTGATCGACCGCAAGGGCCCCGCTCCGAAGGTGCTGATGGGCAAGCGCCGGCACGACCTGAAATTCATGCCCGGCAAATTCGTCTTCCCCGGCGGCCGGCGCGACCCGGCGGACCGCGACATGCCGGTCTTCGGAGCGCTCGACGGCCATGCCGAGGCGCGGCTGATGAAGCGCGTGCAGCGGCCCTCGCTGTCGCGCGCCCGGTCCCTGGCACTGACCGCCGTGCGCGAAACCTTCGAGGAGACGGGCCTCCTCCTCGGCACGCGCGATGCCGGCGTGCCGGAGGGCGTGCCCAAGGGCTGGGAGGGCTTCGCCGAGCACGGCGTGTTCCCGGACCTGGAATCGCTGCAGTTCGTCTGCCGCGCCATCACGCCGCCGCGCCGGCCGAAGCGGTTCGACACGCGTTTCTTCGCCTGCGATGCCGATCATATCGCCCATCGGGTCGATGGCGTGGTCGGGCCGCATGCCGAACTGGTCGAGCTGAAATGGCTGACCCTCAAGGACGCCTTGCAGGAAGACCTGCCGACCATCACCACCGTCGTGCTCGAGGAGCTCGGCGAGCGCATCGCCAAGGGTTTTGCGCCGGAACTGCCGGTGCCCTTCTATTACATGCAGCGCAAGGTCTTCCAGCGCGAGGTGCTGTAGGCCGAGGCCGGCACGACCCCCTGTCGGCGCCGTCCGGTACGCAAGGGCTGGGCTGCCGCGCGGGGGCGGCCCTTGTCACGCCGCCTTCGCCTCGTCATGAGATGGCGCTCTCATGACCAGCACCAGCCCGACCGCGCCGGCCGACCGCAGGCAATTCATTCTCTCGATCACCGCGGCGATCGCCTGCATCGTGGCGGTGGGCATCGGCCTGTCCCTGTCCATCCCGCTGATTTCCTTCGCCCTCGATGCCAAGGGTGCTTCGCGCACGGTGATCGGGCTCAACTCGGCCATGGGCGGCGTCGCCACCCTCGTCTGCGCGCCCTTCATTTCCGGCTGGGCCCGCCGTTTCGGCGTGAGGCCGGTGCTGCTCTGGGCGGTCGCGCTCGGCATCGCCTCGTTTCTCGGCTTCCTCGTGATCGAGCCCCTTTGGGCCTGGTTTCCGCTGCGCTTCGTTTTCGGCGTCGCGCTGACCGTGCTGTTCGTCCTGTCGGAATACTGGATCAACGCGGTCGCGCCCGAGGAGCGCCGCGGCCTCGTTCTGAGCATCTATGTGACGGCCCTGTCGCTGGGCTTCGCCGCGGGCCCGCAGATCCTGACCATGGTCGGCACGTCCGGTCCGGCGCCCTATCTCGTCGGCTCGGCACTGTTCGCCCTCTCCATGCTGCCGGTGCTGATCGCCCGCGGCATCGCGCCCAGCATCGAGGAGGAACCCTCGCGCGGCTTTGCCGCCTTTCTCTGGGCCGCCCCGGCGGCAACCCTTGCCGCGCTCGTCTTCGGCGCCGCCGAGACTGGCGCCTTCGCCCTGCTGCCGCTCTACGGCATCGCCACCGGCCTGGACGTGGCCGCCGCAACCACGCTGGTCTCCTTCGTGTCGCTTGGCAATCTCGTCTTCCAGGTGCCGCTCGGGCTCGTCGCCGACCGCATCGACCGCAGGGTGGTGCTCCTGTTCTGCGCGGCGGTCGGCGCCATCGGAATGGCGACGATGGCTTTCGTGCCGATGTCGCGGACGGCGCTGGTGGTCCTGCTCTTCGTCTGGGGCGGCATCGTCGCCGGCCTCTATACGGTCGGTCTCGCCCATCTCGGCGGCCGCTTCCGCGGCGCCGACCTCGCCCAGGCCAATGCCGCCTTCGTGGTGATGTATTCGGCCGGTCTGATCGTTGGCCCGCCGCTGGCCGGCTTCGGCATGGATCTCTGGCCGCCGACCGGCCTGCCGGCGACGCTCGCCGTCCTTTTCGCCGCCTATGTCGTCGTGGTCGTCATCCGCTTGCGCAGCAGCCGCGGCGGCGCCTGAGGCGGCCTGCCGCGGTGATGCCGAAACGGCCTATTCCACCGTCACGCTTTTCGCGAGATTGCGCGGCTGGTCGACGTCGGTGCCCATCTCCACCGCCGTGTGATAGGCGATAAGCTGGATCGGCACGGCATAGACGATCGGCGCGATCAAGGCCGGAAGGTCCGGCATGACCACGGTGGCGGTCGCATCGACCGAGGCATGCTCGGCGCCCTGCTCGTCGGTCACCAGCAGGATCTGCCCGCCGCGGGCGGCCACCTCCTGCATGTTCGACACCGTCTTTTCGAAGATCCGGTCATGCGGTGCGATGACGACCACGGGCATGGCTTCGTCGATCAGCGCGATCGGCCCGTGCTTCAGCTCGCCTGCCGCATAGCCCTCGGCATGGATATAGGAGAGCTCCTTCAGCTTGAGCGCACCCTCGAGCGCGATCGGATAGCTGGTGCCGCGGCCGAGATAGAGCACGCTTTTCGACTTGGCGAGCGACTTGGCAAGCTGCGCGATGCTGTCGTCGAGCGTCAGCGCCTCGTTGATATAGCGCGGCGCCTCCATCATGGCGCGGACCAGCGCATCCTCCTCCGCCGCATCGATGAAGCCGCGCGCCTTGCCGGCCGCGATGGCGAGCGAGGCCATCACCGCCAGCTGGCAGGTGAAGGCCTTGGTCGAGGCGACCCCGATCTCCGGTCCGCCGAGCGTCGGCATGACGATGTGGCTCTCGCGGGCGATGGTCGAGGTGAGAACGTTGACCACGGCGAGAACGTGCTGGCCGTTCTCCTTGGCATAGCGGAGCGAGGCGAGCGTGTCGGCTGTTTCGCCGGACTGCGACACGACGATCATCAGGCCGCCCGGCTCCATCGGCGTCTCGCGGTAGCGGAACTCCGAGGCGATATCGATGTCGACCTGGATGCGCGCGAAGCGCTCGAACCAGTATTTGGCGGTGAGGCCGGCCAGATAGGCCGTGCCGCAGGCGGCGATCGAGATGCGCGGCAGCTTGGCCCAGTCGAACGGCAATTCGGCCGGCAGCCGCACCTTGCCGTTGGCCATGTCGAGATAATGGGCGGCGGTGCGCGCCACGACCTCCGGCTGCTCGTAGATCTCCTTCAGCATGAAGTGGCGATAATTGCCCTTGTCGACCAGGAAGGCCTGGGCGCTGGACTGGATCACCGGCCGCTCGACCACGGCGCCGCTGGCATCGCGGATCTCGGCCGAACGCCGGTTGAGAATGGCCCAGTCGCCTTCCTCCAGATAGGCGACCGCCGAGGTGAAGGGCGCGAGCGCGATGGCGTCGGAACCGAGATACATCTCGCCCTCGCCATAGCCGACGGCGAGTGGCGAGCCCTTGCGCGCGCCGATCAGCAGGTCGTCATTGCCTTCGAAGACGAAGGCCAGCGCGAAGGCGCCGCGCAGGCGCGGCAAGGTGCGGCCGACGGCCTCCACCGGGCCGTGCCCTGCCTTCATTTCCTGGGCGACGAGATGGGCCACCACCTCGGTGTCGGTCTGGGTCGAAAGC
This portion of the bacterium YEK0313 genome encodes:
- the rnr gene encoding Ribonuclease R; the protein is MPRKPKTDAAPRLPSREDVLAFIASQPGKVGKREIARHFGLGGADKVALKHLLKEIVEDGLLARGRGKLHKPGALPRVLVVDVVRRDDDGDLIATPAEWDEDELGAVPDIVLAVPHRPRPGDPVPGLGDRALVRMADGGAPDDPRPTARVMKILDRGRARLIGVFRAIAGHGGRLLPVDKKNLGRELAIPAEAVGDARDGDLVAVDIVRNTRFGPPVARVRERLGHLGSERAISQIALEVHGIPSVFRADTLAEAERARPATAAGREDWRKLPLVTIDPPDAKDHDDAVHAEPDPSPDNSGGFIVTIAIADVAAYVRPGSALDREAAIRGNSVYFPDRVVPMLPERISNDLCSLREGESRPAIACRVVIRADGRRKAHSFHRILMRSAAKLAYAEAQAAVDGHLKGEAAERIGPLAGPVLTPLWEAYRALKQARDDREPLDLDLPERKILLKPDGTVDRVVVPERLDAHRLIEEMMILANVCAAETLEKHRIACMYRIHDAPAYEKLLALKEFLRTLDITLPQAAVLRPANFNQILARARGTESAELVNQVVLRSQSQAEYSPENIGHFGLNLRRYAHFTSPIRRYADLIVHRGLIRALNLGDDGLTDGQAGALAEIGAEISAAERRAMAAERETIDRLIAAHLSERVGDIFGARISGLTRSGLFVRLDDTGADGFVPAASIGGDYFRYEEGQQALVGSRSGETYRLGDTVSVRLVEAAPVAGALRFELMSDGRPGLAPKRIGRHNRRDEGFGDGRRARPGDKPSRPPWKRKGRK
- a CDS encoding NUDIX domain protein, which codes for MNERGQALTERLTKTEREQRWANLRPVDAATLILIDRKGPAPKVLMGKRRHDLKFMPGKFVFPGGRRDPADRDMPVFGALDGHAEARLMKRVQRPSLSRARSLALTAVRETFEETGLLLGTRDAGVPEGVPKGWEGFAEHGVFPDLESLQFVCRAITPPRRPKRFDTRFFACDADHIAHRVDGVVGPHAELVELKWLTLKDALQEDLPTITTVVLEELGERIAKGFAPELPVPFYYMQRKVFQREVL
- the ycaD gene encoding putative MFS-type transporter YcaD — translated: MTSTSPTAPADRRQFILSITAAIACIVAVGIGLSLSIPLISFALDAKGASRTVIGLNSAMGGVATLVCAPFISGWARRFGVRPVLLWAVALGIASFLGFLVIEPLWAWFPLRFVFGVALTVLFVLSEYWINAVAPEERRGLVLSIYVTALSLGFAAGPQILTMVGTSGPAPYLVGSALFALSMLPVLIARGIAPSIEEEPSRGFAAFLWAAPAATLAALVFGAAETGAFALLPLYGIATGLDVAAATTLVSFVSLGNLVFQVPLGLVADRIDRRVVLLFCAAVGAIGMATMAFVPMSRTALVVLLFVWGGIVAGLYTVGLAHLGGRFRGADLAQANAAFVVMYSAGLIVGPPLAGFGMDLWPPTGLPATLAVLFAAYVVVVVIRLRSSRGGA
- the nodM gene encoding Glutamine--fructose-6-phosphate aminotransferase [isomerizing], producing the protein MCGIIGILGREPVAPQLVDSLKRLEYRGYDSAGVATLENGVLVRRRAEGKLRNLEAALRNAPLDGHIGIGHTRWATHGAPTETNAHPHVSEGVAVVHNGIIENFRELRAELEAKGIRLSTQTDTEVVAHLVAQEMKAGHGPVEAVGRTLPRLRGAFALAFVFEGNDDLLIGARKGSPLAVGYGEGEMYLGSDAIALAPFTSAVAYLEEGDWAILNRRSAEIRDASGAVVERPVIQSSAQAFLVDKGNYRHFMLKEIYEQPEVVARTAAHYLDMANGKVRLPAELPFDWAKLPRISIAACGTAYLAGLTAKYWFERFARIQVDIDIASEFRYRETPMEPGGLMIVVSQSGETADTLASLRYAKENGQHVLAVVNVLTSTIARESHIVMPTLGGPEIGVASTKAFTCQLAVMASLAIAAGKARGFIDAAEEDALVRAMMEAPRYINEALTLDDSIAQLAKSLAKSKSVLYLGRGTSYPIALEGALKLKELSYIHAEGYAAGELKHGPIALIDEAMPVVVIAPHDRIFEKTVSNMQEVAARGGQILLVTDEQGAEHASVDATATVVMPDLPALIAPIVYAVPIQLIAYHTAVEMGTDVDQPRNLAKSVTVE